One region of Salvia miltiorrhiza cultivar Shanhuang (shh) chromosome 3, IMPLAD_Smil_shh, whole genome shotgun sequence genomic DNA includes:
- the LOC131014731 gene encoding uncharacterized protein LOC131014731 yields the protein MERLPTDLYLKIFGWLDHQNLAAALMVCRKWRDIGSDEELWCNLFKERWGIEGATFYAPDPDPAAAAPDSWKHVYIVQDRCDRVGLGLKIIREGDDYYLVHQGKIERHLGSSSRQDAADEEVGILDKILFFVGDLEVATIHAKRSRLM from the exons ATGGAGAGATTGCCAACGGATCTTTATCTGAAGATTTTTGGTTGGTTGGATCATCAAAATCTCGCAGCTGCTCTTATGG TGTGCAGGAAATGGAGAGACATAGGATCAGATGAAGAGCTATGGTGTAATCTGTTTAAAGAGAGATGGGGGATTGAAGGAGCCACATTTTACGCCCCTGATCCTgatcctgctgctgctgctcccgACTCGTGGAAACACGTCTACATTGTTCAAGATCGGTGTGATCGTGTTGGATT GGGGTTGAAGATAATAAGGGAAGGAGATGATTATTACTTAGTTCATCAAGGTAAAATTGAACGCCATCTGGGATCAAGTTCAAGACAAGATGCTGCAGATGAAGAGGTAGGTATCTTAGACAAAATTCTCTTCTTCGTTGGAGACTTGGAAGTTGCTACTATACATGCAAAACGCAGTCGTTTAATGTAG